ATAAATACGTTTTTTTCCTAGCAAATCGTAGTGAGACAAACTCTAATAACCcccttctttaaaaatttatagtGGTTATCGCTTTCagatattctttttattaacTGTGCTTTACCAAGTGAATTGCGAAGTGAATGgaggtttttgttttctagccGCATACACGGCGAAAGTTTTTCaaggtttgaatttttttaaggaattaGCGTTAGTACGTACATTACCTCATTAATTCCATTTCGTTGTAGCCTCATGGGTAACATCATCGATAAAGGACCGTCTGTCGTTTTTATTAAAGACTTTGATGGGAATATTTTTGGCGGGTTTGCTTCTACAAGTTGGACTGTGGGTCCGCAATTTAAAGGTATGTAATCACTAACCTgtacaaaaaaatgtcaatgcgcaagttttttaagtttcatatCGTTGTACATAGGCACAAAGGACAATTTTGTGTTCTCATTAGCACCACAAATGGCTATATATAATACAACAGGATTCAACGATCACTACCAGTACTTAAACCTACAACAACAAACTTTTCCCAATGGAATGGTATTCAATCTgcctttttaaaagtttattcTAAATTTCTGGATTCTAATTCTTACTTTAGGGAATGGGCGGTCAACTGGACTATTTTGCCATCTGGGTTGATTCGGAATATGgtaattttgattaaaattcaGTTGTAATTCAATATTGAAAAGTTTTACTAGAATAATTAGAAAACGCCCTCTACAAATTCTCTATTTCTATAACGCCCAAGATTATACGCATAATATGTCGCATGTAATTTTTATccgttttttaaacaacattTTGACAGCTAGCGTATTCATATCTTAGATTgtaacaccttttttttttttacaggaaaAGGGAAGTGTTCACCCAGTTGTACGACATTTAGCTGCCATCAGCTGTCCGGTAAACCAGAGTTTTCCATCGATATGATTGAAGTGTGGGCCGTTGGTCCAGAACCAACTGAAGACGAAGATGAAACGGTAAGTTATTTTCTCTTGGTTGTAGAGCATACCTCATGATTTTTTACTAGTCAATGAATCAACACATCAACAAATGGAAATTGTCTTAAGAGAATTTCTAAATCTGATTACGACACCGCGAGTAACTTTACATCTATTACTTTAAATAATTACATTATTGCCGCTCGGGGTGACTGAATGAAGGTGAAAAGAAGAGACGGCACAGGAAGCGTTTTGGACACAAACCAAGAAGACAGGGCCATGCTCGATATAATTGGGAAAGAGAGGCACAGCGAAGGATTACGCGAACCAGTAGACGAAGATTGATCGTTGGGTCAGACCTTTAGAAGCTCTGTTAACATAAATATTGCATATGTATTTCAACCCGCTCGCTCGCTCACCCCCCGtagttttgttcttttttttaaactttactAAATCATATTTAGTACCCAATTATTcgctttgatttgatttacccGTTCCTGCCTGTCTTTAAATTAATCTGAGAACGAATTAATAATACGCAATTCGCTTTTTATATCGTCGAAGTCTGAATGCTCTTCTCAACTAATCTTGTGTAAATTCATTAATTGCTCGCTCTTTCGCTcatactaatttttttttggctttatcGTATGAAGTCCTGTACTAGCAAAATGATTAATTTCCACATTTAAATATGTTCTTTTAGGAGGCACGGCCAAGCATTTTGGACGTAGACGTAGAGGGTAAAGGTACGTAAATATTTCTTGTAAATTCGATATTTCTATTTAATTTAAccgatttaaatattttatagccATGCTAAGAATGTTGAATCGTGGACCAGTTTCAGAAGGAATGCGAGGTAAAATAAGAGTTAAACTAATTGTCCTtctgagttttatttttttctttacttactTACCTTataatttgtttgaaattaattACATTCTCAGAAAACCCAACATCTGATGATCCCGAAGAGAAAGAGCTGTATGTGTCATCGGTCTCATCTCAATAACTCGTCACCGATGAGTTTTAgatccattccatttcttagTCAAAACAATTTATTGCTCCGTTGTCTTTGAAGATAATAAAGccaaaatataattattaGAATATGCAGTTTAAACaagtttctttattattaatttttgcgtTTTCTGGTGAAGCCTTATTGCCTTTTAATTGTCCTACCCGGCAATCGTGAATGTTTAAGGTTTTTATAcatattgattttttaattgaatgtaTTGTGAGCACAAAAGCAAACTTTAATTGATCTCATGTGCACCTAATTTCAGGAAATATGAACTGtacgttaaaatttaaaatgaaaagtttcatATAAAATGAGGGACGACGATTCACTCAAAGCATGGTTAAAAATACATTaaccaaaacaacaaatcgaATGTAATACAAGCGAAGTTATAGGACACGTATCGAGAAATGGCCAGAGGCCCCGTCCCCTACTTTCGTGATTATCACAGACGATTCGGatcaaatatatattttctatATATGTTAGTTGGATTTCGCAAGGAAAGGTTCAAAGGTCTCTGGCAGCCTAGCATTTTTTGTCCAATGTCGATAGGCTCTTAGGCTGCCACTGCCCTCAGCATTCGCTTTCAAATTGATAGATGACGGCGCCCTTTCAGTCGGTTTATAGAGTTACAAATCTTAAGAGAAGGGCCTAATTTCAGCCCCATATacttcatcatcatttccgAGGTGAGAAGAAGTAGGGCCTTTCCGTCAATTTCCTGCCACACACGGATGAAATAATGCTTTAGTAAAATATTTGCagtaatgaaataataaataaaaatcgaatTACATGTTTTTGAAAGAGTTGAGAGTGTACGTTTAGACCTGAATCAACAGAAGTCAGATAGCGCATCACGTCATCGACCGACCATTCAGCAGGATCGGATGGTGTACAGGGCGCCTTCGTAGTCGCAAGGGCTGTCAACGCATTGATCTCAGCTTCATGACTAGTAGTAGATGTGGCTCTTTGTAGATCAGGCCGTTGTAACTCGGGGCTCGATTCAGTTTTAAGTGTTGTTGCTCTCCCGTTCAGCGCTTTAGTGGTTAAACAACTCTCGGCCGGCAGAATGTGCGGAGGAGAAACAGTTTCGCGTCTGCTATTGATAGGGTCAGTTTTGGGGCTagtcatcattttcttttttgaactgACGGGAGTCTTGATGTATTCTCGAGCTAAGATAAATCCGTGCTGTAGCAATTACTGAAATAATATCGGACAGTAGATTGATACCTTTCCGTTTGTTTGCACGACAGGTGTCTGGCTTGATTGAATGATCGGCCAAATTGGCGAcgcattttttacaattaACATCGGCGACTGTACTAATCAAATTTTCACAATAACCGAGATCTTCGCACAACAGT
The sequence above is drawn from the Daphnia pulicaria isolate SC F1-1A chromosome 1, SC_F0-13Bv2, whole genome shotgun sequence genome and encodes:
- the LOC124320184 gene encoding MTOR-associated protein MEAK7-like isoform X2, with protein sequence MGLGESKELNQELELFPTEEREILKDNFTKLSGGSKKIDRQTLQNAVKQILPKPEADIFAQRICDLMTGQIATNNTVTIEGYIHCAAVMNKGMLEDKATQLMYLAKGRKGDTTFEECFNFSIQIIRLTFEIIRHLPAFRSWDGHYICNLEEDSVKRLATAIMNELEKSDSESIDNQAVSAWLSKSGLLIEFFGMMSHHIFQFPMTKGKSLIPLCRGIPAQVYPSWLSLSDILFINCALPSELRSEWRFLFSSRIHGESFSSLMGNIIDKGPSVVFIKDFDGNIFGGFASTSWTVGPQFKGTKDNFVFSLAPQMAIYNTTGFNDHYQYLNLQQQTFPNGMGMGGQLDYFAIWVDSEYGKGKCSPSCTTFSCHQLSGKPEFSIDMIEVWAVGPEPTEDEDETEARPSILDVDVEGKAMLRMLNRGPVSEGMRENPTSDDPEEKELYVSSVSSQ